From the Gymnogyps californianus isolate 813 chromosome 2, ASM1813914v2, whole genome shotgun sequence genome, one window contains:
- the TMEM106B gene encoding transmembrane protein 106B, translating into MGKSLSHLPMHTCKEDGYDGSTVSDNMRNGLVHSESHNEDGRCGDVSQFPYVEFTGRDSVTCPTCQGTGRIPRGQENQLVALIPYSDQRLRPRRTKLYVTASVIVCLLLSGLAVFFLFPRSIDVEYIGVKSVYVTYEQGRRIIYLNITNTLNITNNNYYSVEVANITAQVQFSKTVIGKARLNNITNIGPLDMKQIDYMVPTVIQDEMSYMFDFCTLASIKVHNIVVMMQVTVTTSYFGHSEQISQERYQYVDCGGNTTYQLGQSEYLNVLQPPQ; encoded by the exons ATGGGAAAATCACTTTCTCACCTGCCTATGCATACATGCAAGGAAGATGGCTATGATGGAAGCACAGTGTCTGATAATATGAGGAATGGGTTAGTTCACTCGGAATCGCACAATGAAGACGGCAGATGTGGCGATGTATCGCAGTTTCCCTACGTGGAATTTACAGGAAGAGACAGTGTCACCTGCCCGACTTGCCAGGGAACGGGAAGAATTCCACGAG GGCAGGAAAATCAGCTGGTAGCATTAATTCCATACAGTGATCAAAGACTGAGGCCAAGAAGAAC aaagcTCTATGTGACTGCTTCTGTAATTGTATGTTTACTGCTTTCTGGGCTGGCTGTATTCTTCTTGTTTCCTCGCTCAATCGACGTTGAATACATTGGTGTGAAGTCAGTATATGTCACTTATGAACAGGGTAGACGTATAATATATCTAAATATTACG aacacaCTAAATATAACGAACAACAACTATTACTCTGTTGAAGTGGCAAATATCACAGCCcaagttcagttttcaaaaacagttaTTGGCAAAGCACGGCTAAACAACATCACCAACATTGGTCCTCTGGATATGAAACAG attgaCTATATGGTGCCCACAGTCATACAAGATGAAATGAGCTACATGTT tgaCTTCTGTACTTTAGCATCTATCAAAGTGCATAACATAGTAGTGATGATGCA aGTGACTGTGACAACCTCTTACTTTGGCCACTCTGAGCAAATATCCCAGGAGAGATACCAGTATGTGGACTGTGGAGGAAACACAACCTACCAGCTGGGCCAGtcagaatatttaaatgtaCTTCAGCCTCCGCAATAA